In Plasmodium relictum strain SGS1 genome assembly, chromosome: 7, the genomic stretch atggatTCTACACATCCTTTATCCAAGCAAATAACaaaatcaataaaaaaatatttaaaaaaaattaaagaaaatgagaAACTAGAGGGAAAAATAgtgaaaaatatagaaaataataaaaaaatgaatattgaGCAAATGGATAATACTATTAGTAAGGAAGTAGgtacaaaacaaaaaaaaaatatacacaaTAGTTCTTCTTATgatgatttttttaaaaatatgaatattgtAGTTCCAATAAATACTAAGAAAGATGTTAATTTATTTGGTTATTTGAACTGCAAGCATGAAGAAAGCGATGTAAATATTCTTAAAGAGATATTTAGATTTTCCTCACATTTCTCTACAACTTGTAATAGTGCTTTCTTTATACAACcagaatttaaaaaacataCATCATCACTTTTACCAAATCATATAAATCCAAAAAAGGTTTTAAATGTActtgatataaataatgaagaaaggAAACTTAGATTTAATGCATCAGCTGCTAGAAGAATGATTTTAAATAGTTTAAGCGCTAATCATCCTCAAATATATTCCTTTTCAAAGgctaataatttaaatagtaTAATTATAAACTACAAACATTATAATTCAAACATGTATTTAAATGACAATATGACGAACAATAATcagaattataataataagaataagGAGCACATGCATAATTATCACAATGTAAATTTCAGTTCATATATGAACATTCAAAAAAACTATCATCATCATAATAAAAACtatcaaaatttaaattataatgagAATTTTCCTGCACCTCATAGAAATTCAAGCATATACAAACTACCAAAAAATAGCTCTACTTATATGTATgacaataaaaaagataataattatCACAATTATGtgaatcaaaaaaatttatataacaaAGATAGTGGTGCAAACTATGAATCTCCATATAAAATTTCATACAATActcataataataattatataaagaaaagcGAAAAACctttttcaaataattattataattcaaGTGTAAAttatcataataataataataataaaaattataataacgAGAGAAATAATTTTAGAAATGATTCCTTTAAAAACATGAAGAACTCAATTGGTATGAATAAAAGAACAACATATGATGGCAGATCAGTACCctataaaaataaggaaTATTAAATGAATTGTTAAAACacctttattttaaataaatcatttgtatgtgtatatatatgttaaaacTACAAAGaggaataataaaagaaacttttttttttattaagaaaaCATTAAACATAAATTAGTtttgatattaataatttttattttactttttcatttttaaattttgattACATAAAGTGTCTtgcattcatttttttccaCAAAATTGTGGAATTagttattaataaaagttatttgtataaataatattataatccaattgtttttttaaacttcaagtaattatgaattttatctttatgttttaaactaaattgtcttttttttttttttttttttttttttttgtgttacatttgtatattaaaaaaaaaaaaattcttgaAAAACGATTCCATTATAAACAGTTTTGGTATTTTTAAAGAGAAATATATAAGccacattttttatttagttttttataaactcatttatctatataaaaagaacattatttaataaaattatttataataattatagttTAGACATATGTtctcattaaaaaaataaaatacttcatcaattgaaaatttattttttggtAAGATTTCATgggagaaaaataaataaataattttattctcATTTTAAGATAACCCAATAATTAAATGTATAAACataatatgtatttttataaataaaaaaaaaaaaaaaatacgtaAGCTCTTTtagttaaaagaaaaattttaaattataaattcctatattttaattattaagaaAGTAGGAAAAATAAAGTTCCTAATTTTAAATCTATGCATATGAATTAATTGTGAAATTTACTGTTACTATTTTAAAATGgtataaaaaatgttataaatGGAGCttctaatttatataatatctCTAAGAATTAAAGATTTTTCTATGCAAAAACATTTAAGGGGATTtcatattttagaaaaaggatattaattatatttcaaGTTtgaaatacaaaattattcaaaagtatgcaaattcttttattatattaagaaATTAGTAACAAACCATCttaatgtaatttttatattgtaaattatgaaaaaaaattaaaagtgtGTACTTTAAGAAgccaattaaaaaaaaaatgtgtgACTTACGGAATAGTAAAGTCAAATATGTaaagaaggaaaaaaaaCAGGAAAAAAATTCTGATTTTTTATACACTTGCACTAAATATTCTTTGAAACaataattctatttttttacattaaaataatgaaggtcgagaggaaaataaaaaaaaaattggccACATTTATTGGATCCAATATTTTACATTgttgatataaataaaaagaaattcatTAGCTTTAGTATCTATAGGTTTTAACTAAATGCTTCTAATTTTGTGACACTGgaaatattttgttttattcatgaaaaaaaaaatattactgaAGTTAcaattctttcttttttttttattaacaagTCATTATTTTAGATGAAcacaattttaattttacatattttttattttattttattttattttattttattttttattttattttattttattttttttattttaaatatatacacaCACAACATATAGAAAAGTGCACGCAAAtatttatgcatatataagtatatacaaatataatGCATAAAGTATGTTGCCCATTTTTAACGTTAATATTTGTTTAGTAAGTTAATTAGTCGAGTGTtcacaaatatatatataaatatatatatataaatttttttatgcattaaagtattttacaaaaatattgtaagaaataaatgtatttatattaatatataaacattgtgagattttattttaatttcctTATTAATATAgctctttattttattttttttttttttttttgttccataaattattatatataagaaaactttttttttcttctaatttaATACTATTTAAACATTAATTTGCTCTTTACAATATAAGGCAATAcaattttctcttttttttctctattttaaatcttatttataaaaatatattttaataaaatattttaatatacatTATTATTGATCAATTTCTATTGGAATTATTatctcatatttttttaattatttgtaataagaaataaaaagaataataataataatggagATAGCTGCAGAGAAACCAAAGGtacaatttaatttttttgtagatGAAAagcaaaataataatgattctAATTATTCACAATATATGAGagattataatataaaaaatgaaccAGGTTCATATGAACATAGAAGATTAtctttagataaaaatagtGAACAAAGAAGAAAAGATTCTCCCTCAAAAAAATATGGTTTATGCGTAGATGAAATATGTACATGTGGTTTTCACAGATGTCCTAAAATAATAAGACCACGACCGTTTGAAGGTGAGAGTAATTATAGAATTGAATTTGGTCCCAAACCACTACCCACTCTACCACCAAGAGTAGAACAAAAGCCACCTAAATCATTACCATTTGAAGGTGAAAGTAATTATAGAAGTGAATTTGGACCAAAACCATTACCCGTTTTACCACCAAGAGTAGAACAGAAACCACCTAAATCATTACCGTTTGAAGGAGAAACTAATTATAGAAGCGAATTTGGACCTAAACCATTGCCTCAGTTACCACCAAGATCAGAAACTAAATTAGTTAAATCATTACCGTTTGAAGGTGAAAGTAACTATAGAAGTGAATTTGGACCAAAACCACTACCCACTCTACCTCCAAGAATAGAACAAAAACCACCCAAATCATTGCCATTTGAAGGTGAAAGTAATTATAGAAGTGAATTTGGGCCAAAACCATTGCCTGTTTTGCCACCAAGAGTAGAACAGAAACCACCCAAATCATTACCGTTTGAAGGAGAAACTAATTATAGAAGTGAATTTGGACCTAAACCATTACCAGTTTTACCACCAAGATCAGAAACTAAGTTAGTTAAATCATTACCGTTTGAAGGTGAAAGTAATTATAGAAGTGAATTTGGGCCAAAACCATTGCCCGTTTTACCGCCAAGAATAGAACAAAAGCCACCCAAATCATTACCGTTTGAAGGTGAAAGTAATTATAGAAGTGAATTTGGACCAAAACCATTGCCCGTTTTACCACCAAGAATAGAACAGAAACCACCTAAATCATTACCGTTTGAAGGAGAAACTAATTATAGAAGTGAATTTGGACCTAAACCATTACCAGTTTTACCACCAAAACAAGAAGCTAAATTAGTGAAACCACTGGCATTTGAAGGAGAAAGTAGTTATAGAAGTGAATACACAAGAAAAATTGTTCCTGTTTGTCCAGTTACTTTATTACCACAATATCCTGCACCAACTTATCCATCTCAACATGTATTTTGGGATCCTGAAACTAAAACATGGTATTAAGCTTTAATTGAAATTAacgttttttttatttacaaaaataaattatttatacatagaataaaattaaattgttTCTCTTTAAATAgtaaatattcttttatttatcatttctataaaattaattttatattttttgtctTTCATGGTTGTGAGTTTAAATAAATTGTAAATTGTATTATTTATGCGATTGCACAATTTTATTTGAACCTCCTTGATTTCTTAACCCCGTGTTATGCATATTTGAATTCttctattatttaaaaaatattatgtaaatatgcagataagtaaaataatttaatttattatgtataaattaaaaagaaaataaatagatatataaattatgtgAATCATTTTAGCTTTCTtcaatgattttttttttttttttttttgaatttgttgttttaatttgttttacacttaaatatatgtattttcattataaatcaaatattttttttatttatagaatatatattttcttttttttttttttttttttgttaattttttttttaaattacatatttatttaatgacACATATTTTGTGTTCCTatgatttt encodes the following:
- the SPM1 gene encoding subpellicular microtubule protein 1, putative; amino-acid sequence: MEIAAEKPKVQFNFFVDEKQNNNDSNYSQYMRDYNIKNEPGSYEHRRLSLDKNSEQRRKDSPSKKYGLCVDEICTCGFHRCPKIIRPRPFEGESNYRIEFGPKPLPTLPPRVEQKPPKSLPFEGESNYRSEFGPKPLPVLPPRVEQKPPKSLPFEGETNYRSEFGPKPLPQLPPRSETKLVKSLPFEGESNYRSEFGPKPLPTLPPRIEQKPPKSLPFEGESNYRSEFGPKPLPVLPPRVEQKPPKSLPFEGETNYRSEFGPKPLPVLPPRSETKLVKSLPFEGESNYRSEFGPKPLPVLPPRIEQKPPKSLPFEGESNYRSEFGPKPLPVLPPRIEQKPPKSLPFEGETNYRSEFGPKPLPVLPPKQEAKLVKPLAFEGESSYRSEYTRKIVPVCPVTLLPQYPAPTYPSQHVFWDPETKTWY